A single region of the Manihot esculenta cultivar AM560-2 chromosome 12, M.esculenta_v8, whole genome shotgun sequence genome encodes:
- the LOC110628924 gene encoding 4-coumarate--CoA ligase-like 1 encodes MATPVPFSEPKEHIFRSRYPAVPVPENVTIPDFVLQDAELYADKVAFVEALTGKAYTYGEVVRETRRFAKALRSIGLKKGQVVIVVLPNVAEYGIVALGIMAAGGVYSGANPAAHESEIKKQVQAANAKLIVTNDLSYGKVSSLELPVILTGETRIGSAMNWHELLDSADRATDKYVCEDVHQSDLCALPFSSGTTGISKGVMLTHRNLVANLCSSLFSVGPEMLGQVTTLGLIPFFHIYGITGICFATLRNKGKVVVMSRFELRTFLNALISQEVTFAPIVPPIILALVKNPIVEEFDLSKLKLRAIMTAAAPLAPELLTAFEKKFPGVQVQEAYGLTEHSCITLTHGDPDKEHGIAKKNSVGFILPNLEVKFIDPETGGSLPKNTPGEICVRSQCVMQGYYDNKEETARAIDQDGWLHTGDSGYIDDDGDIFIVDRIKELIKYKGFQVAPAEIEAILLAHPSVEDAAVVPLPDEEAGEIPAACVVKNKEAKENEEDIIKYVASNVAHYKKVRVVQFVESIPKSPSGKIMRRLIKEKMIEKLQHNPKPLPPNSH; translated from the exons ATGGCAACTCCTGTGCCATTTTCTGAACCCAAAGAGCATATTTTCCGAAGCAGGTATCCTGCAGTCCCGGTGCCAGAAAATGTCACAATACCAGATTTTGTATTACAGGATGCTGAATTATATGCAGACAAGGTAGCATTTGTGGAAGCTTTAACTGGAAAGGCCTACACTTATGGTGAAGTGGTTAGAGAAACCAGGAGGTTTGCTAAGGCCTTGAGGTCCATTGGCCTTAAGAAAGGACAAGTAGTGATTGTTGTACTCCCAAATGTTGCTGAATATGGCATTGTAGCACTGGGAATAATGGCTGCTGGTGGAGTTTATTCTGGTGCCAATCCTGCAGCACATGAATCTGAAATTAAGAAGCAGGTTCAGGCTGCCAATGCCAAGCTTATTGTAACCAATGATCTTAGCTATGGGAAG GTGAGTAGTCTAGAGCTTCCGGTGATTCTGACAGGCGAAACGCGCATTGGAAGTGCAATGAATTGGCATGAACTGCTTGATTCGGCTGACCGAGCAACTGACAAATATGTCTGTGAAGATGTACATCAGAGTGACCTATGTGCACTTCCATTCTCATCAGGCACCACTGGGATCTCAAAAGGTGTAATGTTAACTCATAGAAACCTGGTAGCTAACCTGTGCTCAAGTCTCTTCAGTGTTGGACCTGAAATGCTTGGTCAGGTTACTACTCTGGGGCTAATTCCATTCTTTCACATCTATGGCATCACTGGAATATGTTTTGCAACTCTTAGGAACAAGGGAAAAGTGGTAGTGATGAGTAGATTTGAACTCAGGACATTTCTTAATGCACTGATCTCACAGGAGGTCACATTTGCACCAATTGTGCCTCCAATTATTTTGGCCTTAGTTAAGAACCCCATTGTAGAGGAATTTGATCTCAGCAAGCTCAAACTCAGAGCAATTATGACTGCAGCTGCTCCACTTGCTCCTGAGCTACTCACAGCTTTTGAAAAGAAGTTCCCTGGAGTCCAAGTTCAGGAG GCATATGGACTGACTGAGCACAGCTGCATCACACTGACCCATGGAGATCCTGATAAAGAACATGGAATTGCAAAGAAGAACTCAGTAGGATTCATTCTTCCAAACTTGGAAGTAAAGTTCATAGATCCTGAAACTGGTGGATCTCTCCCCAAGAACACTCCTGGTGAAATTTGTGTAAGAAGCCAATGTGTAATGCAag GCTACTATGACAATAAGGAGGAGACAGCCAGGGCTATTGACCAAGATGGGTGGCTACACACTGGTGATAGTGGATACATTGATGATGATGGAGATATTTTCATTGTGGATCGAATCAAAGAACTAATCAAGTACAAAGGTTTTCAA GTGGCCCCTGCAGAGATAGAAGCTATCCTTCTCGCTCATCCCTCTGTTGAAGATGCAGCTGTCGTACC GCTGCCAGATGAAGAGGCTGGGGAGATTCCAGCAGCTTGTGTGGTGAAAaacaaagaagccaaagaaaacGAAGAAGATATAATAAAGTATGTGGCTTCTAACGTTGCCCATTATAAGAAAGTACGAGTTGTACAGTTTGTGGAGAGTATCCCTAAATCACCTTCTGGAAAAATAATGAGGAGACTTATCAAAGAAAAGATGATTGAGAAGCTGCAGCACAATCCAAAGCCTCTGCCTCCCAATTCACACTAG
- the LOC110628560 gene encoding ranBP2-type zinc finger protein At1g67325: MSQIDNRNSSAAKRARTDGSRREDDWTCPSCGNVNFSFRTTCNMRNCTQPRPADHNSKSAAKPMQPPQNYSSSAPYVGSGAPSSMYMGVPPYGSSLFNGSSIPPYDVAFPGGSAYHYNYSSRLSAGSPYRPLHMSGPPPYSGGSMMGSGGMYGIPPLMDRYGLGMPMGPAAMGPRPGFFPDDKSLKKGADATRDNDWTCPKCGNINFSFRTVCNMRKCNTPKPGSQAAKSEKNSKQKMPDGSWKCEKCNNINYPFRTKCNRQNCGAEKPDQSKKSPSPAEDENDQ; encoded by the exons ATGTCTCAG ATCGATAACAGAAATTCCTCTGCAGCCAAGCGGGCTAGAACTGATG GTAGTCGCAGGGAAGATGATTGGACATGTCCAAGTTGTGGCAATGTCAATTTTTCATTCAGGACAACTTGCAATATGCGTAACTGCACCCAGCCCAGGCCAGCAGATCATAACTCA AAATCTGCTGCCAAGCCAATGCAACCCCCGCAGAATTACTCATCTTCAGCTCCTTATGTAGGTTCTGGTGCACCTTCTTCAATGTATATGGGTGTGCCTCCATATGGTTCATCCCTTTTCAATGGATCTTCTATTCCTCCATATGATGTTGCATTTCCTGGGGGATCAGCTTATCATTATAATTACAGCAGCCGCCTTTCTGCTGGCAGTCCTTATAGGCCACTGCATATGTCTGGACCACCTCCTTATTCTGGTGGATCTATGATGGGGAGTG GTGGGATGTATGGCATACCACCCTTGATGGACCGGTATGGATTGGGTATGCCAATGGGCCCTGCTGCCATG GGGCCTAGGCCAGGCTTCTTTCCAGACGATAAATCTCTGAAAAAGGGTGCAG ATGCAACACGGGATAATGACTGGACCTGTCCAAAATGTGGGAATATCAACTTCTCTTTCAGAACTGTTTGTAACATGAGGAAGTGCAATACTCCAAAGCCAGGATCCCAG GCTGCAAAGTCAGAGAAAAATTCCA AACAAAAAATGCCTGATGGAAGCTGGAAGTGCGAGAAATGTAACAACATAAACTATCCGTTCAGGACCAAGTGCAATAGACAGAATTGTGGGGCTGAGAAACCCGATCAATCAAAGAAGTCCCCTTCACCAGCGGAAGATGAGAATGATCAG TGA
- the LOC110628311 gene encoding squamosa promoter-binding-like protein 2, producing the protein MSSFSLMEWNTKPPIQWDWENLIMFNATTEHPKKLRLTEWETDGERGIDSGSLYSSASGGSGSGSGSGSGSDLGLASLSKSSKSASINSSSIGEVKTSKFTLEASEAIPEDSNNKKVLAKAKQTGISSTLEASVGSGEPLLGLKLGKRTYFEDVCAGSNAKTSPFSVTPSPGTSVSPAKRSKSSGQASPAPRCQVEGCNLDLSSAKDYHRKHRVCESHSKSPKVTVAGVERRFCQQCSRFHGLSEFDEKKRSCRRRLSDHNARRRKPQPESVQLTPARLSSSLYDERQQMSLVWNRAPLVYSRPDANLTWEGTSSSKFTITKEYVPKAAKGGGIDGQLHLPGNDLTTSIPMHPHHSKCLLPSKSKVATAEVLNQGLEESILSPNVDATQDLHRALSLLSTNSWGSCEQKSISHEQPAHTSQAGMPQSLLHNVSQGMPLASSDYWRAEQQSTDSRVHSLTTHNHNSNYFQELQQLRTPYDSDFFSSQLN; encoded by the exons ATGAGTTCCTTCTCACTGATGGAGTGGAATACAAAACCCCCAATACAGTGGGACTGGGAAAACCTTATAATGTTTAATGCAACAACTGAACATCCAAAGAAGTTGAGATTAACAGAGTGGGAGACTGATGGGGAGAGAGGAATTGATTCTGGGTCTTTATACTCTTCTGCAAGTGGTGGCTCTGGCTCTGGCTCTGGTTCTGGTTCTGGTTCTGATTTGGGACTTGCTTCTTTATCAAAGAGCTCAAAGTCAGCTTCCATAAATTCTTCATCAATTGGGGAAGTGAAAACATCCAAATTTACTTTGGAGGCCTCTGAAGCTATTCCAGAAGATTCCAACAATAAGAAAGTCCTTGCAAAGGCAAAGCAAACTGGTATTTCTTCTACCCTTGAGGCTTCAGTAGGCTCAGGTGAGCCTCTGCTAGGCTTAAAGCTAGGTAAACGGACATACTTTGAAGATGTTTGTGCAGGGAGCAATGCTAAGACTTCACCATTTTCTGTGACTCCTAGTCCTGGAACTTCTGTTTCTCCTGCAAAGAGATCCAAATCCAGTGGTCAGGCTTCACCAGCCCCGCGCTGTCAAGTAGAAGGCTGTAACCTTGACCTCTCATCAGCTAAAGATTATCACCGGAAACATAGAGTCTGTGAAAGTCATTCAAAATCCCCAAAGGTCACCGTAGCTGGTGTGGAACGCAGGTTTTGCCAGCAGTGTAGCAG GTTCCATGGTCTGTCAGAGTTTGATGAAAAGAAGAGAAGCTGCCGCAGGCGTCTATCTGATCACAATGCAAGGCGTCGAAAGCCACAGCCTGAATCAGTACAATTGACTCCTGCAAGGCTGTCTTCATCATTATATG ATGAGAGGCAACAAATGAGTCTTGTTTGGAACAGGGCCCCACTTGTTTATTCCAGGCCTGATGCAAATTTGACATGGGAAGGCACATCCAGCTCTAAGTTCACAATAACAAAAGAGTATGTACCAAAGGCTGCAAAAGGTGGAGGTATTGATGGGCAGCTGCATTTGCCTGGTAATGATCTGACAACTTCCATTCCTATGCATCCTCATCATTCCAAGTGCTTGTTGCCATCCAAGTCCAAGGTTGCCACAGCTGAGGTTCTCAACCAAG GTTTAGAAGAATCAATTCTCTCACCTAATGTGGATGCAACACAGGATCTTCATCGTGCTCTCTCTCTTCTGTCAACTAATTCATGGGGTTCATGTGAGCAAAAATCCATTTCACATGAGCAGCCTGCACATACAAGTCAAGCAGGCATGCCTCAATCCCTGCTGCATAATGTGTCCCAAGGCATGCCACTTGCCTCTTCTGATTATTGGAGGGCTGAACAACAGTCCACCGACTCTCGAGTTCATTCCTTGACCACACACAATCATAACAGCAATTACTTTCAAGAGCTCCAGCAGTTAAGAACCCCATATGATAGTGACTTCTTCTCTAGTCAGTTGAACTGA
- the LOC110628107 gene encoding YTH domain-containing protein ECT4 isoform X2, with protein sequence MSKDQPAVDENGVDSLRAATTVGSLRVDASPYACSSQTQSVYHGGNGNMLGTWGECLPDVNAEGLEIGSYGIYNDPSSNPFRGLGYTPQMPQRPFASITMTTPPGNCRGQLYNGQDLPNSETPFYQQFMTANTASQTPVSSAMLPVTINPQEDGNRFGPQPGYQPAKGSVLRESNFSGDSRGFKFLQQGYDGFESSGLWSDWSKPGNAMGSLLHLSSPTAVPKPIISLGFSANHFGVIWSTPHEARQGRRCNDLSCSCNVALDTLGERNRGPRAFKPRSKTAPNGSVIDNHRNAVSDFCKESYNGLDFFTEYKDAKFFVIKSYSEDNVHKSIKYGVWASTLNGNKKLDGAYHEAKERHGTSPVFLLFSVNASAQFCGVAEMVGPVDFDKSVDYWQQDKWSGQFPVKWHIIKDVPNSQFRHIVLENNDNKPVTNSRDTQEVELEHGVEMLKILKNYESHSSILDDFHFYEERQKAMQARKSRQHQQAIPAPTSVVGDGEQNSISISNDFMKKISKSFAESLSLKETETKFSIPHLPQGSMGIQHGKRSRQKQHIQANR encoded by the exons ATGTCGAAGGATCAG CCTGCCGTAGATGAAAACGGGGTTGATTCTTTGCGGGCTGCTACTACTGTTGGTTCTTTGAGGGTTGATGCTTCACCCTATGCTTGTTCCTCTCAGACACAGTCAGTCTACCATGGAG GTAATGGAAATATGCTAGGCACATGGGGTGAATGTCTCCCAGATGTTAATGCTGAAGGCTTGGAAATtggttcttat GGTATCTACAATGATCCTTCATCAAACCCATTTCGTGGCCTTGGGTACACTCCTCAAATGCCACAAAGGCCATTTGCCTCAATCACAATGACAACCCCTCCTGGCAATTGTCGTGGCCAGCTGTACAATGGCCAAGATTTACCAAATTCAGAAACACCTTTCTACCAACAATTCATGACAGCAAACACTGCTTCACAAACCCCAGTTTCTTCTGCTATGTTGCCAGTTACCATTAATCCCCAAGAAGATGGCAACAGATTTGGGCCTCAACCAGGTTATCAGCCTGCAAAGGGATCTGTTTTAAGAGAAAGTAATTTTTCAGGAGATTCCAGAGGCTTTAAGTTTTTGCAGCAAGGATATGATGGGTTTGAAAGCAGTGGGTTGTGGTCAGATTGGTCAAAACCTGGGAATGCGATGGGTTCTCTGCTGCATTTGTCATCACCAACAGCTGTTCCAAAACCAATAATTTCACTAGGTTTTTCTGCAAATCATTTTGGAGTG ATCTGGTCCACACCTCATGAAGCTAGACAGGGGAGAAGGTGCAATGACCTTTCATGCAGTTGTAATGTTGCACTTGATACATTAGGCGAGCGAAATAGAGGACCTAGAGCATTTAAGCCAAGAAGTAAGACAGCACCAAATGGGTCTGTGATTGATAATCACAGGAATGCAGTTTCTGATTTTTGTAAAGAGTCTTACAATGGCCTGGATTTTTTCACTGAATACAAGGATGCCAAGTTCTTTGTTATAAAATCTTACAGTGAAGATAATGTTCATAAGAGCATAAAGTATGGTGTCTGGGCGAGTACCCTGAACGGCAACAAGAAATTAGATGGTGCTTATCATGAGGCAAAGGAGAGACATGGGACAAGTCCAGTTTTTCTGTTGTTTTCG GTGAATGCTAGTGCTCAGTTTTGTGGAGTGGCTGAGATGGTTGGACCTGTGGACTTTGACAAGAGTGTAGATTACTGGCAACAGGATAAGTGGTCTGGACAGTTTCCTGTCAAGTGGCACATTATTAAAGATGTTCCTAACAGTCAATTTCGTCATATTGTGCTTGAAAATAATGACAACAAGCCAGTCACTAACAGTAGAGATACTCAAGAG GTGGAACTGGAACATGGTGTTGAAATGTTAAAGATATTGAAGAACTATGAAAGCCATTCATCCATCCTAGatgattttcatttttatgaAGAGAGGCAAAAAGCAATGCAGGCAAGGAAGTCAAGACAGCATCAGCAAGCTATTCCGGCGCCTACTTCAGTGGTTGGAGATGGTGAACAAAATTCTATTTCAATATCTAACGACTTCATGAAGAAAATTTCCAAGAGCTTCGCTGAATCTCTTTCTCTGAAAGAGACCGAAACAAAGTTTTCTATTCCACATCTGCCTCAGGGGTCCATGGGAATTCAACATGGAAAAAGAAGTCGACAGAAACAGCACATCCAAGCTAATCGGTAG
- the LOC110627859 gene encoding probable methyltransferase At1g27930 — translation MKNGQYLTEKSWLLCVAIAGLLIGGLILSSFMRSGDTTFLCSLASSKARATAEYAATPIQLQAIVHYATSRIVPQQSLAEISVTFDVLKALAPCNFLVFGLGHDSLMWTSLNPRGTTIFLEEDPKWVQTVLKDAPTLQAHTVQYRTQLQEAHQLLSTYRSEPYCSPTKAYLRGNYNCKLALTGLPDAVYDKEWDLIMIDAPRGYFAEAPGRMAAIFSAAVMARARKGSGVTHVFLHDIDRKVEKVYAEEFLCRKHLVKAVARLWHFEIPPAANVTQGGGATGGEWFC, via the coding sequence ATGAAGAATGGGCAGTATCTCACAGAGAAATCGTGGCTCCTGTGCGTGGCAATCGCCGGTTTACTAATCGGCGGGCTTATCCTATCCAGCTTCATGCGCTCTGGCGACACGACCTTTCTCTGCTCCTTGGCCAGCTCCAAAGCTCGTGCGACGGCGGAGTACGCAGCCACGCCAATCCAGCTCCAAGCCATTGTCCATTACGCCACCTCACGGATTGTCCCACAGCAGTCTCTGGCTGAAATCTCCGTCACCTTCGACGTACTCAAGGCTCTCGCTCCCTGCAACTTCCTCGTCTTCGGTCTCGGCCATGATTCTCTCATGTGGACATCGCTCAATCCACGTGGCACTACCATATTCCTCGAAGAAGATCCCAAGTGGGTCCAGACCGTCCTCAAAGACGCCCCTACACTCCAGGCTCACACCGTGCAGTACCGGACGCAACTCCAGGAGGCACACCAGCTTCTCTCCACCTACCGGAGCGAACCGTACTGTTCACCAACTAAAGCATATTTACGCGGCAACTATAATTGCAAGCTAGCATTGACTGGATTACCGGACGCGGTGTACGACAAAGAGTGGGATTTGATCATGATCGACGCTCCACGGGGATACTTCGCGGAAGCGCCGGGGAGGATGGCCGCAATATTTTCTGCGGCAGTGATGGCGAGAGCAAGGAAAGGATCCGGTGTAACGCATGTGTTTCTGCACGACATAGACAGGAAGGTGGAGAAGGTTTACGCCGAGGAGTTTTTGTGCAGAAAACATCTGGTAAAGGCCGTTGCTAGGCTATGGCATTTCGAAATACCACCTGCAGCAAACGTAACACAGGGAGGAGGGGCCACCGGCGGCGAGTGGTTTTGCTAG
- the LOC110628109 gene encoding non-specific lipid transfer protein GPI-anchored 1 — translation MGSHSFCLFSVFLIFLSGFSFFRVVDGAGGGVNEECNNGFQKVMPCLTYATGKANIPTKDCCDEVKDLKDSNPKCLCFIIQQTNSGSAQIKSLGIQQNRLLQLPSACQLRNASVSFCPKLLGLSPSSPDAAIFTNTTTAPTTTPTGASATEQSDASIITTHGPDHLFGPLAIAMAIFIYTYSTDQSMITF, via the exons ATGGGTAGCCACTCTTTTTGTCTGTTTAGTGTTTTCTTGATCTTTCTTTCGGGTTTTAGTTTTTTTAGAGTTGTGGATGGGGCTGGTGGTGGTGTAAATGAAGAGTGTAACAATGGGTTTCAGAAGGTGATGCCTTGCCTGACATATGCAACAGGAAAAGCGAATATACCTACAAAAGATTGTTGCGATGAAGTGAAGGATTTAAAGGACAGTAACCCAAAATGCTTGTGTTTTATCATACAACAGACCAATAGTGGTAGTGCGCAGATCAAGAGCTTGGGTATCCAACAGAACAGGTTGCTTCAGCTACCTTCCGCTTGTCAGCTCCGAAATGCCAGCGTTAGCTTTTGCCCCA AGCTTCTTGGTCTCTCTCCTAGCTCCCCGGATGCCGCCATTTTCACAAATACTACAACAGCTCCCACTACTACCCCTACCGGAGCATCAGCAACGGAGCAATCAGACGCCTCCATAATAACCACGCACGGACCTGATCACCTCTTTGGTCCTTTGGCGATTGCTATGGCCATTTTTATCTACACTTACTCCACCGATCAATCTATGATTACGTTCTAA
- the LOC110628107 gene encoding YTH domain-containing protein ECT2 isoform X1 yields MSKDQPAVDENGVDSLRAATTVGSLRVDASPYACSSQTQSVYHGGNGNMLGTWGECLPDVNAEGLEIGSYGIYNDPSSNPFRGLGYTPQMPQRPFASITMTTPPGNCRGQLYNGQDLPNSETPFYQQFMTANTASQTPVSSAMLPVTINPQEDGNRFGPQPGYQPAKGSVLRESNFSGDSRGFKFLQQGYDGFESSGLWSDWSKPGNAMGSLLHLSSPTAVPKPIISLGFSANHFGVVSQRKESLFGFGSRLGPSYKIYPQGQTNGNSSSHISSSMFGMNGQIWSTPHEARQGRRCNDLSCSCNVALDTLGERNRGPRAFKPRSKTAPNGSVIDNHRNAVSDFCKESYNGLDFFTEYKDAKFFVIKSYSEDNVHKSIKYGVWASTLNGNKKLDGAYHEAKERHGTSPVFLLFSVNASAQFCGVAEMVGPVDFDKSVDYWQQDKWSGQFPVKWHIIKDVPNSQFRHIVLENNDNKPVTNSRDTQEVELEHGVEMLKILKNYESHSSILDDFHFYEERQKAMQARKSRQHQQAIPAPTSVVGDGEQNSISISNDFMKKISKSFAESLSLKETETKFSIPHLPQGSMGIQHGKRSRQKQHIQANR; encoded by the exons ATGTCGAAGGATCAG CCTGCCGTAGATGAAAACGGGGTTGATTCTTTGCGGGCTGCTACTACTGTTGGTTCTTTGAGGGTTGATGCTTCACCCTATGCTTGTTCCTCTCAGACACAGTCAGTCTACCATGGAG GTAATGGAAATATGCTAGGCACATGGGGTGAATGTCTCCCAGATGTTAATGCTGAAGGCTTGGAAATtggttcttat GGTATCTACAATGATCCTTCATCAAACCCATTTCGTGGCCTTGGGTACACTCCTCAAATGCCACAAAGGCCATTTGCCTCAATCACAATGACAACCCCTCCTGGCAATTGTCGTGGCCAGCTGTACAATGGCCAAGATTTACCAAATTCAGAAACACCTTTCTACCAACAATTCATGACAGCAAACACTGCTTCACAAACCCCAGTTTCTTCTGCTATGTTGCCAGTTACCATTAATCCCCAAGAAGATGGCAACAGATTTGGGCCTCAACCAGGTTATCAGCCTGCAAAGGGATCTGTTTTAAGAGAAAGTAATTTTTCAGGAGATTCCAGAGGCTTTAAGTTTTTGCAGCAAGGATATGATGGGTTTGAAAGCAGTGGGTTGTGGTCAGATTGGTCAAAACCTGGGAATGCGATGGGTTCTCTGCTGCATTTGTCATCACCAACAGCTGTTCCAAAACCAATAATTTCACTAGGTTTTTCTGCAAATCATTTTGGAGTG GTTTCACAAAGAAAAGAATCATTGTTTGGGTTTGGCTCTCGTTTAGGCCCCAGTTATAAAATCTATCCTCAAGGTCAAACTAATGGAAACTCTAGCTCTCATATTTCCTCTTCTATGTTTGGAATGAATGGTCAGATCTGGTCCACACCTCATGAAGCTAGACAGGGGAGAAGGTGCAATGACCTTTCATGCAGTTGTAATGTTGCACTTGATACATTAGGCGAGCGAAATAGAGGACCTAGAGCATTTAAGCCAAGAAGTAAGACAGCACCAAATGGGTCTGTGATTGATAATCACAGGAATGCAGTTTCTGATTTTTGTAAAGAGTCTTACAATGGCCTGGATTTTTTCACTGAATACAAGGATGCCAAGTTCTTTGTTATAAAATCTTACAGTGAAGATAATGTTCATAAGAGCATAAAGTATGGTGTCTGGGCGAGTACCCTGAACGGCAACAAGAAATTAGATGGTGCTTATCATGAGGCAAAGGAGAGACATGGGACAAGTCCAGTTTTTCTGTTGTTTTCG GTGAATGCTAGTGCTCAGTTTTGTGGAGTGGCTGAGATGGTTGGACCTGTGGACTTTGACAAGAGTGTAGATTACTGGCAACAGGATAAGTGGTCTGGACAGTTTCCTGTCAAGTGGCACATTATTAAAGATGTTCCTAACAGTCAATTTCGTCATATTGTGCTTGAAAATAATGACAACAAGCCAGTCACTAACAGTAGAGATACTCAAGAG GTGGAACTGGAACATGGTGTTGAAATGTTAAAGATATTGAAGAACTATGAAAGCCATTCATCCATCCTAGatgattttcatttttatgaAGAGAGGCAAAAAGCAATGCAGGCAAGGAAGTCAAGACAGCATCAGCAAGCTATTCCGGCGCCTACTTCAGTGGTTGGAGATGGTGAACAAAATTCTATTTCAATATCTAACGACTTCATGAAGAAAATTTCCAAGAGCTTCGCTGAATCTCTTTCTCTGAAAGAGACCGAAACAAAGTTTTCTATTCCACATCTGCCTCAGGGGTCCATGGGAATTCAACATGGAAAAAGAAGTCGACAGAAACAGCACATCCAAGCTAATCGGTAG